The following are encoded in a window of Saccharothrix longispora genomic DNA:
- a CDS encoding carbohydrate ABC transporter permease has product MTGLNWRERRHRWDTRYAPYAYIAPYFLLFSVFGLFPLLYTAWVSMQDRNLLDGDAATFIGLDNYVQLLTADPYFWNAMGNTLSLWLLTTVPQILFALGIAQLLNRRLRGRTFFRMGVLLPNITSVAAVTIIFAQLFGRDFGLVNWGLELFGAGRVDWQAGTGSSHTAIAAMVVWRWTGYHALIFLASMQAIPSTVYEAARLDGANAWQQFWRITVPMLRPQIIFSTVIATAGNMRLLAEPLLFNPGAAAATGGSDRQFQTAALYLYEQGFAKFDFGYASAIAWLLLIATIAITGLSYLAARRIRTD; this is encoded by the coding sequence ATGACCGGCCTGAACTGGCGCGAACGCCGCCACCGCTGGGACACCCGGTACGCGCCGTACGCCTACATCGCGCCGTACTTCCTGCTGTTCTCGGTGTTCGGCCTGTTCCCGCTGCTCTACACCGCGTGGGTGTCGATGCAGGACCGCAACCTGCTCGACGGTGACGCGGCGACGTTCATCGGCCTGGACAACTACGTCCAGCTGCTGACCGCGGACCCGTACTTCTGGAACGCGATGGGCAACACGCTCAGCCTGTGGCTGCTCACCACCGTTCCGCAGATCCTGTTCGCGCTCGGCATCGCGCAGCTGCTCAACCGGCGGCTGCGCGGCCGGACGTTCTTCCGGATGGGCGTGCTGCTGCCGAACATCACCTCGGTGGCGGCGGTGACGATCATCTTCGCCCAGCTGTTCGGCCGCGACTTCGGGCTGGTCAACTGGGGCCTGGAGCTGTTCGGCGCGGGCCGGGTCGACTGGCAGGCGGGCACCGGCTCCTCGCACACCGCCATCGCGGCGATGGTGGTGTGGCGCTGGACCGGCTACCACGCGCTGATCTTCCTGGCGTCCATGCAGGCCATCCCGTCGACGGTGTACGAGGCGGCCCGGCTGGACGGCGCGAACGCGTGGCAGCAGTTCTGGCGCATCACCGTGCCCATGCTCCGCCCGCAGATCATCTTCTCCACGGTGATCGCCACCGCGGGCAACATGCGGCTGCTGGCCGAACCCCTGCTGTTCAACCCGGGCGCCGCCGCGGCGACCGGCGGGTCGGACCGGCAGTTCCAGACCGCCGCGCTCTACCTCTACGAGCAGGGCTTCGCGAAGTTCGACTTCGGCTACGCCTCGGCGATCGCCTGGCTGCTGCTGATCGCCACGATCGCCATCACGGGCCTGAGCTACCTGGCCGCGCGCCGCATCCGCACCGACTGA
- a CDS encoding carbohydrate ABC transporter permease: MTSLLDRPAPVAPPPARRKRAVRLPGPWTYAALIAVLAGSAFPVYWSLVVSSQTPDKVDSVPPVLVPGGNLAANIARVFDQSDFALALWNSIVVSGTITLSVVFFSTLAGFAFAKLRFRGRSALMLLVVATQAVPTELGVIPLYMMMSDFGWAGEIHAVIVPGLVTAFGVFFMRQYFERAVPDELLEAGRMDGCSSIRLYWHVVLPAARPAAAVLGLFTFMQAWNDFFWPLVVLTPENPTVQTALSTLASGYTTDYTLVLTAATIGTLPVLAVFLLFGRQIVGGIMQGALKG, translated from the coding sequence ATGACCAGCCTGCTCGACCGGCCGGCCCCGGTCGCACCGCCGCCGGCCAGGCGCAAGCGCGCGGTGCGGCTGCCCGGTCCGTGGACCTACGCGGCGCTGATCGCGGTGCTCGCCGGGTCCGCGTTCCCGGTGTACTGGTCGCTCGTGGTGTCCTCGCAGACACCCGACAAGGTGGACAGCGTGCCGCCGGTGCTGGTGCCCGGCGGCAACCTGGCCGCGAACATCGCCCGCGTGTTCGACCAGTCCGACTTCGCCCTGGCGCTGTGGAACTCCATCGTGGTGTCGGGGACCATCACGCTGTCCGTGGTGTTCTTCTCCACGCTCGCCGGCTTCGCCTTCGCCAAGCTCCGCTTCCGCGGCCGCTCGGCGCTGATGCTGCTGGTGGTCGCCACCCAGGCGGTCCCGACCGAACTCGGCGTCATCCCGCTCTACATGATGATGAGCGACTTCGGCTGGGCGGGGGAGATCCACGCGGTCATCGTGCCCGGCCTGGTCACCGCGTTCGGCGTGTTCTTCATGCGCCAGTACTTCGAGCGGGCCGTGCCCGACGAGCTGCTCGAAGCCGGCCGGATGGACGGGTGCAGCTCGATCCGCCTGTACTGGCACGTCGTGCTGCCCGCCGCCCGCCCGGCCGCCGCCGTCCTCGGCCTGTTCACGTTCATGCAGGCGTGGAACGACTTCTTCTGGCCGCTGGTGGTGCTCACCCCGGAGAACCCCACCGTGCAGACCGCGCTGTCCACCCTGGCCAGCGGCTACACCACCGACTACACACTCGTGCTCACCGCGGCGACGATCGGCACCCTGCCGGTGCTCGCGGTGTTCCTCCTGTTCGGCCGGCAGATCGTCGGCGGGATCATGCAAGGAGCGCTGAAAGGCTGA
- a CDS encoding GH1 family beta-glucosidase: MTDFPRGFRWGVATSSYQIEGAADADGRGPSIWDAFAAVPGAVANGDTGAVACDHYHRMPEDVALLGELGVDAYRFSVSWSRVLPTGAGAVEPRGLDFYSRLVDELLGRGIEPFLTLYHWDLPQALEERGGWRSRDTALRFADYALVVQEALGDRVTKWTTFNEPYVSSIVGYGEGRHAPGAREGHGSLAAAHHLLVAHGLAVRALREARPDHEFGIVLNQSPSVPVTGSDADAAAARRHDLLLRRQFTEPLFGGAYPEDYEETFAGVTDASFRLDGDLELIGQPLDYVGINYYYRQHVADAPHRDPDPATRTSIDIGIDTTRLPDVPRTAMNWPVEPHGLTDTLVGLTRRYPDLPPVYVTENGCVYPDNPGFVDQERIEFLRTHLAAARDAIDAGVDLRGYFVWSFLDNFEWAHGYRPRFGLVHVDYGTLVRTPRASFHWYRDLVAEQRAAVGAAG; the protein is encoded by the coding sequence ATGACCGACTTCCCCCGAGGCTTCCGCTGGGGCGTCGCCACCTCCTCGTACCAGATCGAGGGAGCGGCGGACGCGGACGGCAGAGGACCGTCCATCTGGGATGCGTTCGCCGCGGTGCCCGGCGCGGTCGCGAACGGCGACACCGGCGCCGTCGCGTGCGACCACTACCACCGCATGCCCGAGGACGTGGCGCTGCTCGGCGAGCTGGGCGTGGACGCCTACCGCTTCTCGGTGTCCTGGTCGCGGGTGCTGCCGACCGGCGCGGGCGCCGTCGAGCCGCGCGGCCTGGACTTCTACTCCCGGCTCGTCGACGAGCTGCTGGGACGCGGCATCGAGCCGTTCCTCACGCTCTACCACTGGGACCTGCCGCAGGCCCTGGAGGAGCGGGGCGGCTGGCGCTCCCGCGACACCGCGCTGAGGTTCGCCGACTACGCGCTCGTCGTGCAGGAGGCGCTGGGCGACCGCGTGACGAAGTGGACGACGTTCAACGAGCCCTACGTGTCCTCGATCGTCGGCTACGGCGAGGGCAGGCACGCGCCCGGCGCACGGGAGGGCCACGGCTCGCTCGCCGCCGCCCACCACCTGCTGGTCGCCCACGGCTTGGCGGTGCGCGCGCTGCGCGAGGCGCGCCCCGACCACGAGTTCGGCATCGTGCTCAACCAGTCGCCCTCGGTGCCGGTGACCGGCTCGGACGCCGACGCCGCCGCCGCGCGCCGGCACGACCTGCTGCTGCGCCGCCAGTTCACCGAGCCGCTGTTCGGCGGCGCCTACCCGGAGGACTACGAGGAGACCTTCGCCGGCGTCACCGACGCCTCGTTCCGCCTCGACGGCGACCTGGAGCTGATCGGGCAGCCGCTCGACTACGTCGGCATCAACTACTACTACCGGCAGCACGTGGCCGACGCGCCGCACCGCGACCCCGACCCGGCCACCCGCACGTCGATCGACATCGGCATCGACACCACGCGGCTGCCCGACGTGCCGCGCACCGCGATGAACTGGCCCGTCGAGCCGCACGGCCTCACCGACACCCTGGTGGGCCTCACGCGGCGCTACCCGGACCTGCCGCCGGTGTACGTCACCGAGAACGGCTGCGTGTACCCGGACAACCCCGGGTTCGTCGACCAGGAGCGCATCGAGTTCCTGCGCACCCACCTCGCCGCGGCGCGGGACGCGATCGACGCGGGCGTCGACCTGCGCGGCTACTTCGTGTGGTCGTTCCTGGACAACTTCGAGTGGGCGCACGGCTACCGGCCCCGCTTCGGGCTGGTCCACGTCGACTACGGGACGCTGGTCCGCACCCCGCGCGCCAGCTTCCACTGGTACCGGGACCTGGTCGCCGAGCAGCGCGCCGCGGTGGGCGCTGCGGGGTGA
- a CDS encoding DUF3152 domain-containing protein, with translation MRPWPLLPYLTGLCLAAATVVVLDAGAASRATTVVWPRGGVVPEPTRPAPSARIDSLRTTDADLPGGLPFPQRGADTFRVVPGSLGPADGVAYSVEVEDGVRLPQGDDSFAAVVDLALLHPRGWRTHGYAFRRVDHGEPALRVRLTSQDTARARCGFELPYDTSCRTGSVVYLSAARWFRGAHAFGRDLRGYRFYAVNHEVGHFLGRGHEVCPVDGGPAPLMMQQTLSTANDELAAIVNGTDQGVLVVPDGKACTANPWP, from the coding sequence ATGAGGCCGTGGCCGCTGCTCCCCTACCTGACCGGGCTGTGCCTGGCCGCCGCGACGGTGGTGGTCCTGGACGCCGGCGCGGCGTCGCGGGCCACCACGGTCGTGTGGCCGCGCGGCGGCGTGGTGCCCGAGCCGACCCGGCCGGCGCCGAGCGCCCGGATCGACTCGCTGCGCACCACCGACGCCGACCTGCCGGGCGGACTGCCGTTCCCGCAGCGGGGCGCGGACACGTTCCGCGTCGTGCCGGGTTCGCTGGGTCCGGCGGACGGCGTCGCGTACTCGGTGGAGGTCGAGGACGGGGTGCGGCTGCCGCAGGGCGACGACTCGTTCGCCGCCGTGGTCGACCTGGCGCTGCTGCACCCGCGCGGGTGGCGGACGCACGGCTACGCGTTCCGGCGGGTCGACCACGGCGAGCCGGCGCTGCGGGTCCGGCTGACGTCGCAGGACACGGCACGCGCCCGGTGCGGGTTCGAGCTGCCCTACGACACGTCGTGCCGGACCGGGTCGGTGGTGTACCTGAGCGCGGCGCGCTGGTTCCGGGGCGCGCACGCGTTCGGCCGCGACCTGCGCGGCTACCGCTTCTACGCGGTCAACCACGAGGTCGGGCACTTCCTGGGGCGCGGGCACGAGGTGTGCCCGGTGGACGGCGGCCCGGCGCCGCTGATGATGCAGCAGACGCTGAGCACGGCGAACGACGAGCTGGCGGCGATCGTGAACGGCACCGACCAGGGGGTGCTCGTCGTCCCGGACGGGAAGGCGTGCACGGCGAACCCGTGGCCGTGA
- a CDS encoding putative glycoside hydrolase, translated as MPETPRKLKRVLIPAVGAVVLLLVAGVVTTIVQGRGVGLAVADLADGSVVTPSGVGRVSITTADPGKLDRVTVQVDGKPVEVQRVDGRMTLAGLELDEGAHTLSVRAASPLPWMPDAEVEHAFTVDGTPPELTVDSVEASSPRGPVVVKGAADGAETVQVGDQRVPVRDGRFEASLAAVPATVRVEAGDAAGNTRHQDVPVTVTHPGMRAVHMSALAWASADLREPVLALAREKRIDTVQLDIKDESGEIGYDSQVPLARQVGANKNYYDARAVLDELHGLGLRVVGRLVAFRDPVLGKASWESGARDRVAQNTSGAPWSAHYGEYAFTNFADAEVRDYNTAIAKEAAELGFDDVLYDYVRRPDGPLGQMVFPGLTTTPEQSIADFLRDNREVLRPLGTYLGASVFGIAAHSGTDIAQDIPVLSKHVDYVAPMVYPSHWGPGEYGVGNPNAQPYEIVKASVADFVRLTEGTGATVIPWLQAFSMGHHYGPGEVQAQVVASRDAGVPSFLLWNAACRYDAAGLTPA; from the coding sequence ATGCCCGAGACGCCCCGCAAGCTGAAGCGAGTCCTGATACCGGCGGTCGGCGCGGTGGTCCTCCTGCTGGTCGCGGGGGTCGTCACCACGATCGTGCAAGGCCGCGGGGTGGGTCTCGCGGTCGCCGACCTGGCCGACGGGTCCGTTGTCACTCCTTCGGGTGTCGGGCGCGTGTCCATCACCACCGCGGACCCCGGCAAGCTCGATCGTGTCACCGTGCAGGTGGACGGGAAGCCGGTCGAGGTGCAGCGGGTCGACGGGCGCATGACGCTGGCCGGGCTGGAGCTGGACGAGGGGGCGCACACCCTGTCGGTGCGCGCGGCGAGCCCGCTGCCGTGGATGCCCGACGCCGAGGTGGAGCACGCCTTCACCGTGGACGGCACGCCGCCGGAGCTGACCGTGGACTCGGTGGAGGCGTCGTCGCCGCGCGGTCCGGTGGTGGTGAAGGGCGCCGCGGACGGCGCGGAGACCGTGCAGGTCGGCGACCAGCGGGTGCCGGTGCGCGACGGCCGGTTCGAGGCGTCGCTGGCGGCGGTGCCCGCGACCGTGCGGGTCGAGGCGGGCGACGCGGCGGGCAACACGCGGCACCAGGACGTGCCGGTGACGGTGACGCACCCCGGGATGCGCGCGGTGCACATGAGCGCGCTGGCCTGGGCGTCGGCCGACCTGCGCGAACCGGTGCTGGCGCTGGCCCGCGAGAAGCGCATCGACACGGTGCAGCTCGACATCAAGGACGAGAGCGGCGAGATCGGGTACGACTCGCAGGTGCCGCTGGCCCGGCAGGTGGGCGCGAACAAGAACTACTACGACGCCCGCGCCGTGCTCGACGAGCTGCACGGCCTGGGCCTGCGCGTGGTCGGCCGGCTGGTGGCGTTCCGCGACCCGGTGCTCGGCAAGGCGTCGTGGGAGTCCGGGGCGCGGGACCGCGTCGCCCAGAACACCTCGGGCGCGCCCTGGTCGGCGCACTACGGCGAGTACGCGTTCACGAACTTCGCCGACGCCGAGGTGCGCGACTACAACACCGCGATCGCGAAGGAGGCCGCCGAGCTGGGCTTCGACGACGTCCTCTACGACTACGTGCGCCGGCCGGACGGCCCGCTGGGCCAGATGGTGTTCCCGGGCCTGACCACCACGCCCGAGCAGTCGATCGCGGACTTCCTGCGGGACAACCGCGAGGTGCTGCGCCCGCTCGGGACCTACCTGGGGGCGTCGGTGTTCGGCATCGCCGCGCACAGCGGCACCGACATCGCGCAGGACATCCCGGTGCTCTCGAAGCACGTCGACTACGTGGCGCCGATGGTCTACCCGTCGCACTGGGGTCCCGGCGAGTACGGGGTGGGCAACCCGAACGCGCAGCCGTACGAGATCGTGAAGGCGTCCGTCGCGGACTTCGTGCGGCTCACCGAGGGCACGGGGGCGACGGTGATCCCCTGGTTGCAGGCGTTCTCGATGGGCCACCACTACGGGCCGGGCGAGGTGCAGGCGCAGGTGGTGGCGTCGCGGGACGCGGGCGTGCCGTCGTTCCTGCTGTGGAACGCGGCGTGCCGGTACGACGCGGCGGGGTTGACGCCCGCATGA
- a CDS encoding polysaccharide deacetylase family protein, which translates to MNTSSKKVALVLTAVLCAACGQDASQAPAQLAPSASAAAAQSPTPSPPAPDPASVGANELGQVPVLMYHRLTDQPTSVYDRTPAAFRAELERLAAEGYVPVTTTEYATGGIDIPAGKHPVVLTFDDGDPTQFALGPDGRPVPGTAVATLLDVAASNPGFRPVASFYVNAAPFGSPDGGGVLPWLRDHGFEIGNHTRTHTNLAGADDTGVQEAIALGQREIQRAVPDLVVTSLALPFGAAPANAALAARGAFDGASYDHACVLLVGSNPAPSPFAPDFNPLATPRIRSQDATGQEAEYGSTAWLDKLAATPTARYTSDGDPSRISHPAAAGPPADHHAARSHPY; encoded by the coding sequence GTGAACACGTCGTCGAAGAAGGTCGCGCTCGTCCTCACCGCCGTCCTGTGCGCCGCCTGCGGCCAGGACGCGAGCCAGGCGCCCGCGCAGCTCGCACCGTCCGCGTCCGCCGCCGCGGCCCAGTCCCCGACACCCTCGCCGCCGGCGCCCGACCCGGCCTCGGTGGGCGCCAACGAGCTGGGTCAGGTGCCCGTGCTGATGTACCACCGGCTCACCGACCAGCCCACCTCGGTCTACGACCGCACGCCCGCGGCGTTCCGCGCGGAGCTCGAACGGCTGGCCGCCGAGGGCTACGTGCCGGTCACCACCACCGAGTACGCCACCGGCGGGATCGACATCCCGGCGGGCAAGCACCCCGTCGTGCTGACGTTCGACGACGGCGACCCCACCCAGTTCGCCCTCGGCCCGGACGGGCGGCCGGTGCCCGGCACCGCCGTGGCCACCCTCCTCGACGTCGCCGCCAGCAACCCCGGCTTCCGCCCCGTGGCGAGCTTCTACGTCAACGCCGCGCCGTTCGGCTCACCCGACGGCGGCGGCGTCCTGCCGTGGCTGCGCGACCACGGCTTCGAGATCGGCAACCACACCCGGACCCACACCAACCTCGCCGGCGCGGACGACACCGGCGTGCAGGAGGCCATCGCCCTCGGCCAGCGCGAGATCCAGCGCGCCGTCCCCGACCTCGTCGTGACCAGCCTCGCCCTGCCCTTCGGCGCCGCCCCCGCGAACGCCGCCCTGGCCGCGCGCGGCGCCTTCGACGGCGCCTCCTACGACCACGCCTGCGTGCTGCTGGTGGGCTCGAACCCCGCCCCGTCGCCGTTCGCCCCCGACTTCAACCCCCTGGCCACCCCGCGCATCCGCTCCCAGGACGCCACGGGCCAGGAGGCCGAGTACGGCTCCACCGCCTGGCTGGACAAGCTGGCCGCCACCCCGACCGCCCGCTACACCTCGGACGGCGACCCGAGCCGCATCTCGCACCCCGCCGCGGCCGGCCCCCCGGCCGACCACCACGCCGCCCGCTCCCACCCCTACTGA
- a CDS encoding DNA topoisomerase (ATP-hydrolyzing) yields the protein MARRKTPVTRVDPSAFDNAGAKVFDNSLTTEIEDSYLEYAYSVIHSRALPDARDGLKPVHRRILFSMNEQGYRPNSPYVKSSRVVGDCFVRGALVSTPDGLRPIEEIEVGDLVLDGGGEPVPVSAVYENPVSELVRVTWSNGHSMLVTPGQRFRTVADDLSVEWTGARDLAGRLTVGFGANRSPSSQTGGDVFPYVLGLLVAEGFAVHRSRPEDGRVRLRTCDVGPLDVAHGWAITAGVGVSRGKRGARNPKRRDQHVLTFARNEDLLEVAHPLGGAKEVPPSVLRDRSTWGPFLAGLFDGDGYVRRKNREVVFVGTSARLIGQVHAMLADFGLHGHHWSQQRAGVKRPGGLSVSGRDAVALARVLLPWSKVDHKQDGLRRLIGVEYRHGGEQGDDRLPCRRVFEAFAEAHRGGGRFRGAGGAAFRAPSSGTSRADVRYGEDRHDTLLADRPFSLGRAFQDGWVDTLRRIGSPLADRLEALHGFAFLQVESVEAVAPDTTYDIQVDTEEHAFVVDGLVVHNCMGKYHPHGDTAIYDAMVRLAQDFSLNTPLVDGHGNFGSPDDGPAASRYTEARMSPAAMLLVGELGEETVDFRPNYDGSLEEPSVLPAAFPNLLVNGTSGIAVGMATNMIPHNLGEVVAAARHLVTHPDASLDELMTFIPGPDLPTGGVLLGLDEVRKAYETGRGVVRMRAKVETGLLEGSRGRQAITVTELPYGVGPEKIIEKITDEVTKSKRLTGISDVKDLTDRENGTRVVIECKVGVNPQALLADLYRLTPMEQSFGINNLVLVEGQPRTLGLKALLEVFLRHRYEVVTRRTRFRKRKREDRLHLVEGLLKALLDIDKVIRLIRASENAAAAREGLMSKFTLSEIQANYILDTPLRRLTRYDALELEAEQERLLAEIAELSKILDDPAVLRRVVSKELNQVAKDLAQERRTTLLDGDLKEVLAASKPAGPLEVADDPCQVVLSATGLVARTAAESEESSEARRRRGRVKHDAVAATVHTTARGQVLLVTNRGRALKTDVLPLPVLPEQSGTLSLSGGMAASELVDLAKGERVVGIAPLVGGDSPGLALGTRMGTVKVCSPEWPVRSDEFEVITLKEGDEVVGATWLGGSDETLVFVSSEASLLRYSASLVRPQGLKGGGMAGINLGPDAHAVFFGAVRTDDDEHGEPMVVTSSGQSVKVTPFAVYPAKGRATGGVRAQRFLKGEAGLVLAWVGPRPAGAARNGSPVELPEVDERRDGSGHAHPGPDVVGHLVERD from the coding sequence ATGGCACGCCGCAAGACCCCGGTGACGAGGGTCGACCCGTCCGCCTTCGACAACGCGGGCGCGAAGGTCTTCGACAACTCCCTGACGACCGAGATCGAGGACTCGTACCTGGAGTACGCCTACTCGGTCATCCACTCCCGCGCCCTCCCGGACGCGCGTGACGGCCTCAAGCCCGTGCACCGGCGCATCCTCTTCTCGATGAACGAGCAGGGCTACCGGCCCAACAGCCCCTACGTGAAGTCGTCGCGGGTCGTGGGTGACTGCTTCGTGCGGGGAGCGCTGGTCTCGACCCCGGACGGCTTGCGGCCGATCGAGGAGATCGAGGTCGGTGACCTCGTCCTGGACGGCGGCGGTGAGCCGGTCCCGGTGAGCGCCGTGTACGAGAACCCGGTGTCCGAACTGGTCCGGGTCACCTGGTCCAACGGTCACTCGATGCTGGTCACGCCGGGGCAGCGGTTCCGCACCGTCGCCGACGACCTGTCCGTCGAGTGGACCGGTGCCCGGGACCTGGCCGGTCGGCTGACCGTCGGGTTCGGCGCGAACCGGAGCCCTTCATCCCAGACCGGAGGGGATGTCTTCCCCTACGTCCTCGGCTTGCTGGTCGCGGAGGGGTTCGCGGTGCACCGGTCGCGTCCCGAGGATGGTCGGGTACGGCTGCGCACGTGCGACGTCGGGCCGCTCGACGTCGCGCACGGCTGGGCGATCACGGCCGGGGTGGGGGTGTCCCGGGGCAAGCGGGGAGCGCGCAACCCGAAGCGCCGTGACCAGCACGTCCTGACCTTCGCCCGGAACGAGGACCTGCTGGAGGTGGCCCACCCGCTCGGCGGTGCCAAGGAGGTGCCGCCGTCGGTCCTGCGCGACCGGTCGACGTGGGGTCCGTTCCTGGCGGGGCTGTTCGACGGTGACGGGTACGTCCGCAGGAAGAACCGGGAGGTCGTCTTCGTCGGCACGAGTGCGCGGTTGATCGGGCAGGTGCACGCGATGCTCGCCGATTTCGGCCTGCACGGTCACCACTGGTCGCAGCAGCGCGCCGGGGTGAAGCGGCCGGGTGGCCTGTCGGTGTCCGGGCGCGACGCCGTTGCCCTGGCGCGGGTCCTGCTGCCGTGGTCGAAGGTCGACCACAAGCAGGACGGTCTGCGGCGGCTCATCGGTGTCGAGTACCGGCACGGCGGCGAGCAGGGTGACGACCGCCTGCCGTGCCGTCGGGTGTTCGAGGCCTTCGCGGAAGCGCACCGAGGCGGCGGTCGTTTCCGGGGCGCTGGTGGTGCGGCGTTCCGGGCTCCGTCGTCGGGGACGTCCCGCGCCGATGTCCGGTACGGCGAGGACCGTCACGACACATTGCTCGCGGATCGTCCGTTCTCCTTGGGGCGGGCATTCCAGGACGGGTGGGTCGACACACTCCGACGGATCGGTTCACCGCTGGCGGATCGACTGGAGGCGTTGCACGGCTTCGCTTTCCTTCAGGTCGAGTCGGTGGAGGCGGTGGCGCCGGACACCACCTACGACATCCAGGTCGACACCGAGGAACACGCTTTCGTGGTGGACGGTCTGGTCGTGCACAACTGCATGGGTAAATATCATCCGCACGGTGACACCGCTATTTATGACGCAATGGTGCGGTTGGCGCAGGACTTCTCCCTGAATACTCCGTTGGTCGACGGGCACGGTAATTTTGGAAGTCCGGACGACGGACCGGCTGCCTCGCGTTATACCGAGGCGCGCATGTCGCCCGCCGCGATGTTGTTGGTCGGGGAGTTGGGTGAGGAGACCGTCGACTTCCGGCCCAACTACGACGGTTCGCTGGAGGAGCCCTCGGTCCTGCCCGCGGCCTTCCCGAACCTGCTGGTCAACGGCACGTCGGGCATCGCGGTCGGCATGGCGACGAACATGATCCCGCACAACCTGGGCGAGGTCGTGGCCGCCGCGCGGCACCTGGTGACGCACCCGGACGCGTCGCTGGACGAGTTGATGACCTTCATCCCCGGTCCCGACCTGCCCACGGGCGGGGTGCTGCTGGGCCTGGACGAGGTGCGCAAGGCGTACGAGACCGGGCGCGGTGTGGTGCGGATGCGGGCCAAGGTGGAGACCGGGTTGCTGGAGGGCAGCCGGGGGCGGCAGGCGATCACGGTCACCGAGCTGCCCTACGGGGTCGGACCCGAGAAGATCATCGAGAAGATCACCGACGAGGTGACCAAGTCGAAGCGGCTCACCGGCATCTCGGACGTGAAGGACCTGACCGACCGGGAGAACGGCACCCGGGTCGTGATCGAGTGCAAGGTCGGCGTGAACCCGCAGGCGCTGCTCGCCGACCTGTACCGGCTCACTCCGATGGAGCAGTCGTTCGGCATCAACAACCTGGTGCTGGTGGAGGGGCAGCCGCGCACGTTGGGGCTGAAGGCGCTGTTGGAGGTGTTCCTCCGGCACCGGTACGAGGTGGTGACGCGGCGCACGCGGTTCCGCAAGCGCAAGCGCGAGGACCGGTTGCACCTGGTCGAGGGCCTGTTGAAGGCGCTGCTGGACATCGACAAGGTGATCAGGTTGATCCGGGCCAGCGAGAACGCGGCGGCGGCCCGCGAGGGCCTGATGTCGAAGTTCACGCTGAGCGAGATCCAGGCGAACTACATCCTGGACACGCCGCTGCGCCGGTTGACCCGGTACGACGCGCTGGAGCTGGAGGCGGAGCAGGAGCGGCTGCTCGCGGAGATCGCGGAGCTGTCGAAGATCCTGGACGACCCGGCGGTGCTGCGGCGGGTGGTGTCGAAGGAGTTGAACCAGGTCGCGAAGGACCTGGCGCAGGAGCGGCGGACGACGTTGCTGGACGGCGACCTGAAGGAGGTGCTGGCGGCGTCGAAGCCGGCCGGGCCGCTGGAGGTCGCGGACGACCCGTGCCAGGTTGTGCTGTCGGCGACGGGGTTGGTGGCGCGGACGGCGGCGGAGTCGGAGGAGTCGTCGGAGGCGCGGCGCCGGCGGGGCCGGGTGAAGCACGACGCGGTGGCGGCGACGGTGCACACGACGGCGCGCGGGCAGGTGCTGCTGGTGACGAACCGGGGTCGGGCGCTCAAGACGGACGTGCTGCCGCTGCCGGTGCTGCCGGAGCAGAGCGGCACGTTGTCGCTGAGCGGTGGCATGGCGGCGAGCGAGTTGGTGGACCTGGCGAAGGGCGAGCGGGTCGTCGGCATCGCGCCGCTGGTGGGCGGTGATTCGCCGGGGTTGGCGCTGGGCACGCGGATGGGCACGGTGAAGGTGTGCTCGCCGGAGTGGCCGGTCAGGTCGGACGAGTTCGAGGTGATCACCCTCAAGGAGGGTGACGAGGTGGTCGGCGCGACCTGGTTGGGCGGCTCGGACGAGACGCTGGTGTTCGTGTCGTCGGAGGCGTCGTTGCTGCGGTACTCGGCGTCGCTGGTGCGCCCGCAGGGGCTCAAGGGCGGCGGCATGGCGGGCATCAACCTGGGGCCGGACGCGCACGCGGTGTTCTTCGGGGCGGTCCGGACGGACGACGACGAGCACGGTGAGCCGATGGTGGTGACGTCGTCGGGGCAGAGCGTGAAGGTGACGCCGTTCGCGGTGTACCCGGCGAAGGGGCGGGCGACCGGTGGTGTGCGGGCGCAGCGGTTCCTGAAGGGCGAGGCGGGGCTGGTGCTGGCGTGGGTGGGTCCGCGGCCGGCGGGTGCGGCGCGCAACGGGTCGCCGGTGGAGTTGCCGGAGGTGGACGAGCGGCGGGACGGTTCGGGGCACGCGCACCCGGGTCCGGACGTGGTCGGTCACCTGGTGGAGCGGGACTGA